From the Pungitius pungitius chromosome 6, fPunPun2.1, whole genome shotgun sequence genome, one window contains:
- the galk2 gene encoding N-acetylgalactosamine kinase, translating to MASFPPKLKTEITSNERLQNLKNTFETKYRESPLFYACAPGRVNLIGEHIDYCGYSVLPMAIEQNILAAVSVNNSETIALANTNPLYKDFTVSCAEDIAIDRANPKWYYYFLCGVKGIQEKLGGAPLTGMSCVVDGTIPPSSGLSSSSALVCCAGLVAMEANQKSLSKVALAEICTKSERYIGTEGGGMDQSISFLAERGTAKLIEFQPLRATDVKLPDGAVFVISNCCVEMNKAASSHFNIRVVECRIATKMLAQAQGLDSSRLLKLVQVQTELEASLEEMLALVDEVLHPEPYSREEICKQLGVTTEQFSSELLSANTQHVTHFKLHQRAKHVYGEASRVQAFKSVCDSEPADAVRLLGDLMNQSHASCRDLYECSCPELDTLVDICLKSGAAGSRLTGAGWGGCAVSMVPVEMVESFLRAVSEAFYLHDPRRAAMEKQSLFVSKPGGGAAIFLTE from the exons ATGGCCTCATTCCCACCCAAGTTGAAGACTGAAATTACTTCTAATGAAAG GCTCCAGAACTTGAAGAACACGTTCGAAACAAAGTATAGAGAATCTCCTCTATTCTATGCATGTGCACCTGGAAGGGTCAATCTAATAG GAGAGCATATCGATTACTGTGGCTATTCTGTTCTTCCAATGGCCATTGAACAGAATATCCTTGCAGCTGTCTCAGTCAACAATTCAGAGACAATCGCACTGGCCAACACAAATCCTCTGTACAA GGATTTCACTGTGTCGTGTGCAGAGGACATTGCCATAGACAGAGCGAATCCAAAGTGGTACTATTACTTTCTCTGTGGAGTGAAAGGTATTCAG GAGAAGCTTGGTGGTGCTCCGTTAACGGGGATGTCGTGTGTCGTCGATGGAACTATTCCTCCGAGCTCCGGCCTCTCCAGTTCCAGTGCCTTAGTTTGTTGTGCCGGGCTCGTTGCAATGGAAGCCAATCAAAAGTCCCTCTCCAAG GTGGCTCTGGCTGAGATTTGTACCAAAAGCGAGCGCTACATTGGCACAGAGGGAGGCGGCATGGACCAGTCCATCTCATTCCTGGCAGAGAGAGGAACT GCAAAGCTGATAGAGTTCCAGCCTCTGAGGGCTACTGACGTCAAGCTCCCTGATGGCGCCGTGTTTGTCATCTCCAACTGCTGCGTTGAGATGAACAAAGCTGCTTCTTCTCACTTCAACATCCGTGTGGTGGAGTGTCGAATCGCCACAAAG ATGCTGGCACAGGCGCAAGGTCTGGACTCCAGCAGGTTGCTGAAGCTGGTGCAGGTTCAGACTGAGCTGGAGGCCTCCCTGGAGGAGATGCTGGCTCTGGTGGACGAGGTGTTGCATCCTGAGCCCTACAGCCGAGAGGAGATCTGCAAGCAGCTCGGTGTCACCACTGAGCAGTTTTCATCAGAGCTGCTGAGCGCCAACACTCAGCACG tGACACATTTCAAGCTACACCAGCGAGCCAAGCATGTGTACGGTGAAGCTTCGCGGGTGCAGGCGTTTAAGAGCGTGTGCGACTCTGAGCCTGCCGATGCCGTACGGCTGCTGGGAGACCTTATGAACCAGAGCCACGCGAGCTGCAGAGACCTCTATGAGTGCAGCTGCCCTGAACTGGATACACTGGTGGACATCTGTCT GAAGTCCGGGGCAGCGGGCTCCCGGCTGACGGGAGCCGGTTGGGGCGGCTGTGCTGTTTCCATGGTTCCTGTTGAGATGGTTGAGTCGTTCTTACGAGCGGTGAGCGAGGCCTTCTACCTCCACGATCCACGCAGAGCAGCGATGGAAAAAcagagtttgtttgtgtcaaagccAGGCGGGGGAGCTGCGATTTTCCTCACAGAGTAG